The genomic DNA CCAGAGGACAAGGCCGTGCTGTTCATGCCTAGCGGCGCACGGGGACCAGCGTTTCTGCTGCTGAAGAATTTCAAAGTGATCAAACGCTATAACAATGCCGATGCCTACGCTCTGGCAGTGGGCCATCTGGCGGACCGGTTGCGTGGCGGTGAGACATTTGTCCAGACCTGGCCAAGAAATGCAAAACCGCTGACCACAACGGACCGCAAAGCGCTGCAGCAACTGCTTCAGGCCAAAGGTTTTTACACCGGCAAGATTGATGGCAAGATCGGTGCCGGGTCACGGGCGGCAATCCGCAAATATCAAAACCGGATCGGCCATATCCCCGATGGCTATGCCTCAACAGAAATTCTCAGTCGCCTGCAGGGCGGCTGAGACCGGGCATGCATGGCGAAGCCTCACAAGTAACCCCCGCCACCCCAATCTGCGCGCAATAGCCAACTCTCCAGACCGGACGTTACCGGAGTGGTTTATCCCTGTTCCATCCTGCTGATAAAACACCCGCAGGCTCTTTTGGCTTGCCCGGGCAAATGCTATACAGGGTGAAAATCTACCGCAGCATATCACTGGATGAGTGTCAGCAAATGCAGGGTCGGCCTCTAGTTCACGGATTGAAACATGTCAGCAGGCCTATCGTTGCAGCGCTTGTCATGTTTGCAGTCAATCTGACAGCGCTGCCGGTGGATGCCATACCGGCTGCCAGACCTGCCTTGTCCTATGGCAGCAGTCTGCCGGTTACGAAAATTCAGGAGGGCGGCTTTCTGCAGCGGCTTTTCCGCGGCAACCGCAACCAGCGTCAGCCACAACGGCTGCTCAGGCGCAATCCTGACCGCGCGGCGCCAGCTCCACAGGTGAAGCGCTCACAGCCGCGCCGTACACAGCGCCAGCCGCAGCAACCACAAAGGCAAACACCGCAACCAGAACAGTCCGCACCAGAAATCAAACAGGTGGAAAAAAACACCGATGCGCGGCGAATACTGGTGCTGGGAGATTTTTTTGCGATCAGTCTGGCCCAAGGCCTGGCAGAAAGCTTTGCTCAGGACCGGACCGTCGCTGTCGACTCATCGACGAATGCCGCCTCCGGCTTTGTTCGCTACGATACTTTCAACTGGGAAGCTCATCTCAGGACTGTTCTGGCAGATTCGGATCTGGGCGGCAGAGCCGATCTGATCGTTGTGATGATGGGGGGTAATGATCGCCAGTTCTTTCGCGCACCTGAGCGCATAGGCCTCGACACAAAGGCCTGGCTTTCACAATATGAAGCCAATGTGGATGCGTTCGCCGAAAAGCTCGCCGAAACAAGATTGCCTGTGATCTGGGTCGGTATGCCTCCGGTACGTGGACCTAAAACCTCTGCACATCTGGCAGTTCTGACCGGCATCTTCAAATCGGAAGCTGAAGAAATCGGAGCCCGCTATGTCGATATCTGGGATGCATTTGCCGATGAAAAAGGTGTCTATGATGAAAACGGCCCTGACATCAACGGCCAGCAGACCCAACTGCGTCGTGGCGACGGCTTCGGGCTGACAACAGCGGGCCGCGAGAAACTCACATTCTTCGTCAAACGCCAGTTGGACCGTTATCTGGCCGGAAGTGGCGCGGTTGCAGGCACGCCGGGCGGAGTGGTCTTCTCCGAGGATGGACCCGTCATTCCGCTCGCTGGCTTTGCCCTTGAAGATGCCATTTCATTAAAGGGCGGCGTGCCGCTGATCGGCCCGCCAATGGATCCCGGCAGACCGTGGGAAGAGGTGTCAAACGCGTATAATGTTCTGATCCGGGGTGTTGCCCTGGATGCGCCGGAAACCCGCGCGGACAATTTTTCATGGCCTCAGCCACAACCCGATTGAGGCCCCGCCAAAGCCCGATTGAGCGGCCGGAATGGGTTAACCATCCCGGACCGATCCGGTCTTATCTTGGTAAAATGGTGTCGCCCATCAAATCCTTGTCAATTGAGTGAGCAGCCTGCCGGCCCTCGCGAATGGCCCAAACCACCAGCGATTGTCCGCGGCGGATATCGCCAGCGGCGTAGACCTTATCCATCGACGTCTTGTAGGTTTTGTCATCGGCCAGCACATTTGTCCGCGCATCACGGGCGATAGCCTCTCCGGCTTCGCTCAGCAGACCTTCCCCCTTGGGACCGGAAAAGCCAATTGCGATAAAGGCGAGATCGGCTTTGATGAAGAATTCTTCTCCGGCGATCGGCTCCCGCTTCTCGTCAACGCGGATACATTTCACATGGCTGAGAACACCATCCTCCTCGACAAAGCCAAGTGTTGCCGCCTGGAATTCCCGTTCCGCACCTTCGGCTTGCGAGGATGACGTGCGGAACTTGGTTGGCCAATAGGGCCATACCAGCAATTTGTCTTCCCGGATTGGCGGAACCGGGCGAATATCCAGTTGGGTAACCGCCAGCGCTCCCTGGCGGAATGCTGTTCCCACACAGTCAGACGCCGTATCACCGCCGCCGACAACCACGACATGTTTGCCGCCTGCCCAGATTTCCTGCTCGCCGGCAAGGCTTTCCCCGCCCACGCGTTTGTTCTGCTGCACCAGATAGGGCATGGCGTAATGCACACCTTCCATATCCAGCCGTTCCAGCCCCGGATCCCTTGGCGTTTCCGCGCCGCCTGTCAGCAGGATCGCATCAAACGCGTCTTGAAGATCAGCGAACAGCTTGTTGCCGCCAATATCGACATTGAAATGGAAAGTTACGCCTTCCGCCTCCATCTGCTCAACCCGGCGGTCGATATAGTGTTTTTCCATTTTGAAATCAGGAATGCCATAGCGCAGCAGGCCTCCTGCATGAGCGTAACGCTCGAACAGATGCACATCATGGCCGACGCGGGCCAATTGCTGCGCTGCCGCCATGCCGGCAGGTCCCGACCCGACAACAGCGATTTTTTTATCGGTTTTTTCGGAATAGATTTCCGGAACGATCAGACCCAGTTCATAGGCCTTGTCGGCAAGCGCCTGCTCAATGGTCTTGATACTGACCGGCGAATCTTCAAGGTTCAGCGTACAGGCTTCCTCGCATGGGGCAGGACAAATCCGTCCGGTGAATTCGGGGAAATTATTGGTCGAGTGCAAATTGCGCACCGCTTCTTCCCAATCATTATTATACACCAGATCGTTCCAGTCGGGGATCTGGTTGTTAACCGGGCAACCCATCGATCCATGGCAATAAGGGATGCCGCAATCCATGCAGCGCGCCGCCTGACGCACCACTTCCTGATCGGGAAGCGGAATGGTGAATTCACGAAAATGCCTGATCCGGTCCGACGCTGGCTGAAATTTCTGCTGCTGCCGGTCGATTTCCAGAAAACCTGTTACTTTTCCCATTAACTCACCATTCTCATCATGCCGTGCCGCGGCCTGATTGGCGCGAGTCGTCGGCTTGTGTTTTTATTATCCGGTCCGTCAGAACCGAAGCAGGTTTGTTTCGCTGGCCGGCGCGATCAAACTCAAACCGCAGGCCGGATGGCTCCTCTGCCGGCCTCAGACCGGGGCTCTTATGATTCCGCAATTGCGCTTTTCTTCCATGTCCAGCAAGGCACGCCGGTAATCAACCGGCATCACTTTTACGAATTTCGGCCGGAACGCGTCCCAATCGGCCAGTATTTTATGGCCAAGGCCGGAATCAGTATAGTGAACATGGCTTGAAATCAGAGTGTAGAGCCGCTCTTCATCATG from Pararhizobium sp. IMCC3301 includes the following:
- a CDS encoding DUF459 domain-containing protein — encoded protein: MFAVNLTALPVDAIPAARPALSYGSSLPVTKIQEGGFLQRLFRGNRNQRQPQRLLRRNPDRAAPAPQVKRSQPRRTQRQPQQPQRQTPQPEQSAPEIKQVEKNTDARRILVLGDFFAISLAQGLAESFAQDRTVAVDSSTNAASGFVRYDTFNWEAHLRTVLADSDLGGRADLIVVMMGGNDRQFFRAPERIGLDTKAWLSQYEANVDAFAEKLAETRLPVIWVGMPPVRGPKTSAHLAVLTGIFKSEAEEIGARYVDIWDAFADEKGVYDENGPDINGQQTQLRRGDGFGLTTAGREKLTFFVKRQLDRYLAGSGAVAGTPGGVVFSEDGPVIPLAGFALEDAISLKGGVPLIGPPMDPGRPWEEVSNAYNVLIRGVALDAPETRADNFSWPQPQPD
- a CDS encoding glutamate synthase subunit beta, which encodes MGKVTGFLEIDRQQQKFQPASDRIRHFREFTIPLPDQEVVRQAARCMDCGIPYCHGSMGCPVNNQIPDWNDLVYNNDWEEAVRNLHSTNNFPEFTGRICPAPCEEACTLNLEDSPVSIKTIEQALADKAYELGLIVPEIYSEKTDKKIAVVGSGPAGMAAAQQLARVGHDVHLFERYAHAGGLLRYGIPDFKMEKHYIDRRVEQMEAEGVTFHFNVDIGGNKLFADLQDAFDAILLTGGAETPRDPGLERLDMEGVHYAMPYLVQQNKRVGGESLAGEQEIWAGGKHVVVVGGGDTASDCVGTAFRQGALAVTQLDIRPVPPIREDKLLVWPYWPTKFRTSSSQAEGAEREFQAATLGFVEEDGVLSHVKCIRVDEKREPIAGEEFFIKADLAFIAIGFSGPKGEGLLSEAGEAIARDARTNVLADDKTYKTSMDKVYAAGDIRRGQSLVVWAIREGRQAAHSIDKDLMGDTILPR